Below is a genomic region from Candidatus Alcyoniella australis.
GGCGCGTATTTGGCGGGCATCGACTACGTGTCGCGCACCGATGAGTACGAGGGCGGCGACCACAACTACACTTCGCCGGGAATCGGCATCGGCCTGTTAAGCAACGAGGCCCACGGCGGGCTGGTCGCAGGCTACTTCATCACCAAGAACCACGAGGTCGGCGGCATGGCCACGCTCTACGCCCGCTCATGGACCACGAGCAACGGCGACGACGTGAAAGGCAGCAACAACGGCATCCGCATCGGCCCGTACTACGATTACAACTTCCAGCTCAATGAAGTAATGAACCCCTTCATCGGCGGCCACCTGGGCCTGTTCCGCATCTCGTCGAAGACCGAGGACGAGCAGGACGTGACCAGCGGCTGGTTCCTCGGCCCCCAGGGCGGACTGAAGGTCAATATCTACAAGCACGTCTCGCTGGACCTCACCGGCTATATGGACATCGGCCGCGGATCGGGCGAGCACAGCAACGAGCACGACTACGATTGGGACATCAGCTTTTGGAACCTGGGAGTCTACGGCGGAATCTCCGTCTACGTTTTCTAAGCTCCACGACATATCGCGCTTAAAACAAAAGCGCCCCCGTCGGCGGGGGCGCTTTTTTCGTCTTGATTGCCCTGCGCAGGCTCAGCCCTTGGACTCGCTGTTGGCCTTGACCCAGATCGGGTCGGCCTCCTGCAGCGTGCGGCGCATCACTTTGCCGACCATCGACTTGGGCAGCTCCCCGATCAGCTCGATCGAGCGCGGAACTTTGTAGTGGGTCAGGTTCTCCTTGGCCCAGGCGCGGATTTCATCGGCCGAAACCTTGCCCCTGTAATCGTCTTTGAGCACGGCCCAGGCCTTGATGATCTCGCCCGATTGCACGTCGGGCAGTCCGGCCACCGCGACCTCGAGCACTGCCTCGTGTCCCATCAGCAGCGTCTCGACCTCGGTGGGGAACACCGAGTAGCCCTTGTACTTGATCAGCTGCTTTTTACGGTCCTCGATGCTCACGCGACCGTGTTCGTCAATGCGGCCGATATCGCCGGTGAGCAGCCAGCGCTTGCCCTTGGACTCGACGATGGTCTCGGCGGTCTCCTCGGGCTTATTGAGGTAGCCGACCATCACCTGCGGTCCGGCCACGGCCAGTTCGCCG
It encodes:
- a CDS encoding outer membrane beta-barrel protein translates to MKIRTVCIAALLVLLMALPLAAKEKRADGLRIGAYLAGIDYVSRTDEYEGGDHNYTSPGIGIGLLSNEAHGGLVAGYFITKNHEVGGMATLYARSWTTSNGDDVKGSNNGIRIGPYYDYNFQLNEVMNPFIGGHLGLFRISSKTEDEQDVTSGWFLGPQGGLKVNIYKHVSLDLTGYMDIGRGSGEHSNEHDYDWDISFWNLGVYGGISVYVF